In a single window of the Coprothermobacter proteolyticus DSM 5265 genome:
- a CDS encoding NCS2 family permease, with protein sequence MIKWLEKHFDFESHGANWTDEIIAGLTTFITMAYILFVNPNILGAAGMPKGAVLMATAIGAGISTVMMGLYAKLPFALAPGMGLNAYFAYSVCQGMGLPWQVALGAVFIDGVIFLLLSVTPVRRWIVQAIPLSIKLAASVGIGLFIAFIGMINSGIVVKNDATLVGLGSVTRPETLLALVGLIIIVVLMALRVKGNILLGILITTFIGVFVKGSSGVPITNFTGSVVALPNWGELSQTFGAMDVVGALKWGFVSIVFTFTFVDMFDTLGTIAGLAAKLNILKEDGSFEGADRALVTDAVGTMVGAVAGTSTVTTYVESAAGIAEGGKTGATALVTGILFLLSLFLWPLAEVVPSAATAPALIVVGFLMMEPILKIDFSELTEAIPAFITMIAMPFTYSIANGLIFGILSYVIMKLFTGKIKEIHPVLAVLALVFVVYLVY encoded by the coding sequence TTGATTAAGTGGCTGGAAAAACATTTCGATTTTGAATCCCACGGTGCTAATTGGACAGATGAAATCATTGCGGGCTTGACTACGTTTATTACCATGGCTTACATTCTTTTTGTTAACCCGAACATTTTGGGTGCAGCTGGCATGCCCAAGGGGGCAGTCCTCATGGCAACAGCCATTGGAGCTGGGATCTCCACGGTGATGATGGGACTCTATGCTAAACTGCCCTTCGCTTTGGCGCCTGGCATGGGTCTGAATGCTTATTTTGCGTACTCGGTGTGCCAGGGTATGGGATTGCCATGGCAGGTGGCACTGGGTGCAGTGTTCATTGACGGCGTGATTTTCTTATTGCTGTCAGTTACCCCAGTTAGGCGCTGGATTGTGCAAGCCATTCCACTGAGCATCAAACTGGCAGCTTCTGTGGGCATCGGTTTGTTCATTGCCTTCATCGGTATGATCAACTCGGGCATCGTGGTGAAAAACGATGCCACGCTGGTGGGCTTGGGCAGTGTGACCAGGCCTGAAACACTGCTGGCTTTGGTGGGTTTGATCATCATCGTGGTGCTCATGGCCCTTCGGGTTAAAGGCAACATTCTGCTGGGCATTTTGATTACCACATTCATCGGCGTTTTTGTGAAGGGCAGCAGCGGTGTGCCTATTACAAACTTCACCGGCTCGGTGGTGGCATTGCCAAACTGGGGCGAGCTTTCTCAAACCTTTGGTGCCATGGACGTTGTGGGAGCTCTAAAGTGGGGCTTTGTGTCCATCGTATTCACCTTCACCTTTGTGGACATGTTTGACACGCTGGGCACCATTGCCGGCTTAGCTGCTAAGCTGAACATACTTAAAGAGGACGGCAGTTTCGAGGGAGCTGACCGGGCGCTTGTAACTGACGCTGTGGGCACCATGGTAGGTGCCGTGGCTGGCACATCCACGGTGACCACCTACGTGGAATCGGCAGCGGGTATCGCTGAAGGTGGCAAAACGGGAGCCACTGCCCTTGTAACAGGCATACTGTTCTTGCTTTCGTTGTTTCTTTGGCCTTTGGCAGAAGTGGTGCCTTCTGCAGCCACAGCACCAGCCCTTATCGTTGTGGGCTTCCTCATGATGGAGCCCATTTTGAAGATTGATTTCTCGGAGCTGACCGAAGCCATACCAGCTTTCATAACCATGATCGCCATGCCGTTCACTTACTCTATTGCTAACGGGCTCATTTTTGGTATTCTCAGCTACGTCATCATGAAGCTGTTCACAGGAAAAATAAAAGAGATTCATCCTGTGTTGGCAGTGCTGGCACTGGTCTTTGTGGTTTACTTGGTCTATTAA
- a CDS encoding LTA synthase family protein, which produces MKKRLTEFSVRAPGSEQTRKLLEHLKQEFPGYEQETVDFKCPQHKGWSWGSLLLLEVAGLFLLQRRPLLSVILVVIPALLLLWEENGYVNWSRLFSFTRCQNLVLKKMPEQKEAEEKENTAEQDYSVPHVIFVVNVDSRVEGLWDRFDPEGVGRTAWLNLSLMLASFTSVLSFYFPIRFWLYLGLALSVVLLLEMVDFIYQGLFRRFYPGALDNGSGMLVLKQISDLLDNVPHWMLFVDGGNVSGAGIDAFKRRYKLPRNVLFITLERPGAGTVAVARRHGLWSAVGMPKQVVAFLTKEAGINNFTDFSYRRSLGAFLNFRGCASLSVVGQLRGKEESQLMLTDTIECISDKNIQEAGALVLRLVNMIEQPEDNESGSGNTTDSN; this is translated from the coding sequence TTGAAAAAGAGGCTGACTGAATTCTCTGTGAGGGCCCCGGGTTCGGAGCAAACTCGCAAACTGCTGGAGCATTTAAAACAGGAGTTTCCTGGCTATGAGCAGGAGACTGTGGATTTTAAATGCCCTCAGCACAAAGGTTGGTCATGGGGCTCGCTGCTTTTACTGGAGGTGGCAGGGCTTTTCCTACTTCAGCGCAGGCCTCTTCTGTCTGTGATTCTGGTGGTCATTCCCGCATTACTTCTTTTATGGGAAGAAAACGGCTACGTAAACTGGTCGCGTTTGTTTAGCTTTACTCGGTGCCAGAACTTGGTGTTGAAAAAGATGCCCGAGCAAAAAGAGGCTGAAGAAAAGGAAAATACAGCTGAGCAGGACTATTCAGTGCCCCATGTGATTTTTGTGGTGAACGTGGACAGCCGCGTGGAGGGTTTGTGGGACAGGTTCGACCCAGAGGGTGTGGGCCGTACAGCTTGGCTTAACCTCTCTCTCATGCTGGCTTCGTTCACTTCTGTGCTCAGTTTTTACTTTCCCATACGCTTTTGGCTCTACCTGGGCCTGGCTCTATCGGTGGTGCTTCTGCTGGAGATGGTGGATTTCATTTACCAGGGCTTGTTCCGCCGTTTTTACCCCGGTGCACTGGACAACGGCTCTGGCATGTTGGTATTAAAGCAAATCAGTGACCTACTTGACAATGTTCCACACTGGATGCTTTTTGTGGACGGTGGCAACGTTAGTGGTGCAGGCATTGATGCCTTCAAGCGCCGCTACAAGCTACCAAGGAATGTGCTCTTTATCACCTTGGAAAGGCCTGGCGCTGGCACAGTAGCAGTAGCAAGGCGCCACGGTTTATGGTCTGCTGTTGGCATGCCCAAGCAGGTGGTGGCATTTCTTACAAAGGAAGCTGGCATAAACAATTTCACGGATTTTAGTTACAGGCGCAGTTTGGGAGCTTTTCTGAACTTCCGTGGATGCGCTTCACTTTCCGTGGTGGGTCAGCTCAGAGGTAAAGAGGAAAGCCAGCTCATGCTCACAGATACTATCGAGTGCATAAGTGATAAGAACATTCAAGAAGCAGGAGCTTTGGTATTAAGGTTGGTGAATATGATTGAGCAACCAGAAGACAACGAATCCGGCTCTGGAAACACAACAGACTCCAATTAG
- a CDS encoding O-antigen ligase family protein: MSNQKTTNPALETQQTPIRRYLEEFTLLTFAFYPWYGRLADTITPSKSYWFDILYFVCVFAVIDYRHIRWEKVMRFAPFMLVYFWSSAINGVPLLIFKETLRRVVGPFGIMLFASAVDWDYAKLRRLLIYITISGLLMGGVAGYQVLTKQAPQSEWLDTELDTDRTIIRVWSIFSIPTYYSIFVDISILVALGLLLTSSGWFERFVWGLSFLGFLLAQLLTYARGGLLASAFGLFVALAVESLVWACVAAAAAVIGALTIPQLRDRLLTAFTWAYVQESSQPGGRIYQWGRALENVGILGGFKGIRQLLIGTGPGTFGTQSSINLGLHGALRIDSAYYAIMAEYGLLGVVSFVYFVVSTLLEGLKKVLNTEDKRVKLLLACVLGAVSAWAFHGLTDNVFDYFYVLSWVFPLAMVL; the protein is encoded by the coding sequence TTGAGCAACCAGAAGACAACGAATCCGGCTCTGGAAACACAACAGACTCCAATTAGGCGGTATTTAGAGGAGTTCACTCTTCTTACCTTTGCTTTTTACCCATGGTACGGTAGGTTGGCTGACACCATTACACCCAGTAAATCCTACTGGTTTGACATTCTGTATTTTGTTTGCGTGTTTGCTGTAATCGATTACCGACACATTCGCTGGGAAAAGGTTATGCGCTTCGCACCGTTCATGCTGGTTTACTTTTGGAGTAGTGCCATTAACGGTGTGCCTCTGCTCATTTTCAAGGAGACACTGCGACGTGTGGTTGGTCCATTTGGCATCATGCTTTTTGCCTCAGCTGTGGACTGGGACTACGCAAAACTTAGGAGGTTGCTGATTTACATAACTATTAGTGGTTTGCTCATGGGTGGTGTGGCTGGTTACCAAGTGTTAACTAAACAAGCTCCTCAGTCCGAGTGGCTGGATACGGAGCTTGATACCGATCGCACCATTATCAGGGTGTGGTCCATTTTCTCCATTCCCACTTACTACAGCATATTTGTGGACATTTCCATTTTGGTGGCATTGGGGCTTTTGCTCACCTCGAGTGGTTGGTTTGAACGTTTTGTTTGGGGGTTAAGCTTTTTGGGCTTTTTGTTAGCTCAGCTGCTTACCTATGCTCGGGGCGGTTTGTTGGCTTCCGCTTTTGGGCTTTTTGTGGCGCTTGCAGTGGAAAGCCTTGTATGGGCTTGCGTGGCCGCTGCAGCGGCGGTCATAGGTGCTTTAACCATTCCTCAGCTGCGTGATAGACTGCTCACTGCATTTACGTGGGCTTATGTTCAGGAAAGCTCACAACCTGGAGGCAGAATTTACCAGTGGGGAAGGGCATTGGAAAATGTGGGCATATTAGGCGGTTTCAAAGGTATTAGGCAGCTGCTAATTGGTACGGGCCCTGGTACCTTTGGTACCCAGTCTTCAATCAACTTGGGGCTTCATGGGGCCCTGCGCATTGACAGTGCCTACTACGCCATTATGGCCGAATATGGGCTTTTGGGTGTGGTGAGTTTCGTTTATTTTGTGGTGAGCACGCTACTGGAAGGCTTGAAGAAAGTACTTAATACGGAGGATAAAAGGGTTAAACTACTGCTCGCTTGCGTGCTTGGCGCCGTTTCTGCTTGGGCATTCCACGGCCTCACGGACAACGTCTTTGATTA
- a CDS encoding Lin0512 family protein — protein MAWHKLFIEMGMGVDQHGQNPTRACQKAVKDAVHRVCMPSLVEGGLLSGCKVKLTVDLAVPGAGTVDISQVREALPLSMDADIVVQEGGLKAKGVAMEELGDKSDDMFIAVAAITVWVSCGEE, from the coding sequence ATGGCGTGGCACAAACTTTTCATTGAAATGGGTATGGGTGTTGATCAGCACGGGCAAAATCCTACGCGGGCTTGCCAAAAGGCTGTGAAGGATGCTGTACACCGCGTGTGCATGCCCAGCTTGGTTGAAGGGGGACTGCTGAGTGGTTGCAAGGTGAAGCTTACTGTGGACCTGGCAGTTCCAGGGGCTGGCACGGTGGACATAAGCCAAGTACGTGAAGCTCTGCCGCTGAGCATGGATGCTGACATCGTGGTGCAGGAAGGTGGCTTGAAAGCAAAGGGCGTTGCCATGGAGGAGCTGGGAGACAAAAGCGACGATATGTTCATCGCCGTGGCTGCCATAACGGTTTGGGTATCCTGCGGTGAGGAGTAG
- a CDS encoding copper amine oxidase N-terminal domain-containing protein, whose protein sequence is MKGMKKLFALFAVLALALTLTPVLTANAAVPVYSMTVKEPVWTTEKALGIDLDGGGLSEDPLLKVDGTIGGVTGLDVNNFDFSAASVFYIEPSYNNFTMYVFYNDITVLDDGVYALTYDVDGDLTADVSADIPIRLFKVTTKAAVPAEVTSGDKVTISGTVTPLDESLGLTVHDYYVAVWREGIVDEPAKYTEISPTGTFELTFNAYGNVGTDYYLTVQTGGNYNEAPYYTITVKKLADVTVALTPDTIVAGVDNDVTLQLFVGDVELGNHVVTGTIALGSETATFAGITGARGRIKATGVNFSSVGVADVTVKVSGPDYYGTGTAKLNVSTSEEYGLAVKWPTTWKIGEVNTVEFSTPYAGYTVHSVKVKVSGPVKENGEALTGGNSIDVTPLGYGELTLQVEAVLVGTPTQVISKTFSTTIPGYVASVDPEELVRGATQTLTVVVKDAYGNPVNNALVQFISPVNSGDPIAKVNGRTESVNNGTYKLEIVGSKIAKADANSYVEVFSGTKLQAKVFVEIARSTGINITLDKSEIVLGPKTTLTVTVASPEALNNAKVKLVDADGENTGVLAYTFTGAATVQKVTLPVNTMPEEAGVYQVVVESVNYVGSATLTFIEPVITATPAEILANSSNVVTFTSENVDDLRSITQVTATGAVKSITAKIAEDAITATIVTTAEKGTVKVTFKFNSGYEHEVKLSSVYGKLTVENATVAFGTKVLTFKPVDAAGATLAAGTDVKINLLGNEYNGSVAADGSVSILIPELPMGTYSVLVKVAGYQDATFSLVVAEAEPEFKTVIELAPGMDIYTVNGETKFWDATPYIKDGRTLVPIRHLAEAIGFKADWDFSDPANKMVFIYTAEQDPEKDKEHPFILLIIGQPTAMVSGNLVALDVAPEILNGRTMVPLRFVVETLGYKVEWLGGTIRLMK, encoded by the coding sequence ATGAAAGGCATGAAAAAATTATTTGCGCTCTTCGCTGTGCTTGCCTTAGCTCTGACCTTGACGCCAGTGCTTACAGCAAATGCTGCAGTTCCCGTTTACAGCATGACTGTGAAAGAGCCTGTATGGACTACCGAAAAAGCTTTGGGCATAGACCTTGACGGCGGTGGTCTAAGCGAGGACCCATTACTGAAGGTGGATGGTACCATAGGCGGTGTTACTGGGTTGGATGTTAATAATTTTGACTTCTCTGCAGCAAGTGTTTTCTACATTGAGCCATCGTACAATAATTTTACTATGTATGTTTTCTACAACGATATTACGGTGTTGGATGATGGGGTGTACGCTCTCACATATGACGTCGATGGCGATCTCACTGCAGACGTTTCTGCGGATATTCCAATAAGGCTCTTCAAGGTAACTACTAAAGCTGCTGTACCAGCCGAAGTAACCAGCGGTGATAAAGTAACAATTAGTGGCACGGTTACACCGCTTGACGAATCTTTGGGTCTGACTGTACACGACTACTACGTAGCCGTTTGGAGAGAAGGAATAGTAGATGAGCCGGCGAAATACACTGAGATTAGCCCTACCGGCACGTTCGAGCTAACCTTCAACGCTTACGGTAATGTAGGTACTGACTATTACCTGACCGTTCAAACGGGTGGGAACTACAATGAGGCTCCATATTACACCATTACCGTAAAGAAACTGGCTGATGTAACTGTTGCACTTACCCCTGACACCATTGTTGCTGGTGTGGATAATGATGTTACCTTACAGCTCTTTGTAGGTGATGTTGAGCTAGGCAACCATGTTGTTACAGGGACCATTGCGCTGGGCAGTGAGACGGCTACTTTTGCCGGGATAACTGGTGCAAGAGGCAGAATAAAGGCAACTGGTGTGAATTTCAGCAGCGTGGGTGTTGCTGACGTTACGGTGAAGGTAAGTGGACCTGACTACTACGGAACAGGCACTGCGAAACTGAACGTTTCCACCAGCGAAGAGTATGGCCTTGCAGTTAAATGGCCTACAACATGGAAAATCGGTGAAGTTAACACAGTAGAATTCAGCACGCCGTATGCTGGTTACACTGTTCATTCTGTAAAGGTTAAAGTAAGCGGCCCAGTAAAAGAAAATGGCGAGGCACTAACAGGTGGCAACAGCATAGATGTGACACCCCTGGGCTATGGTGAACTAACACTGCAGGTTGAGGCAGTTTTGGTAGGAACTCCCACGCAGGTTATAAGCAAGACCTTCTCTACCACCATACCTGGCTACGTAGCTAGTGTGGATCCTGAGGAGCTTGTCAGAGGCGCTACTCAGACGTTGACCGTAGTGGTAAAGGATGCTTACGGCAATCCAGTGAACAATGCACTAGTGCAGTTTATCAGCCCTGTAAACAGCGGGGATCCTATCGCTAAGGTGAACGGTAGGACCGAATCAGTGAACAATGGGACTTACAAGCTGGAGATCGTTGGAAGCAAGATTGCAAAAGCCGATGCAAACTCCTATGTGGAAGTATTTAGTGGTACAAAACTACAAGCTAAGGTATTTGTGGAAATAGCACGCTCTACTGGTATCAACATCACTCTAGACAAGAGCGAAATAGTGCTTGGACCTAAGACCACGTTGACTGTGACAGTGGCATCTCCAGAAGCTCTTAACAATGCAAAAGTGAAGCTCGTTGACGCTGATGGTGAAAACACGGGCGTTCTTGCTTACACCTTTACTGGTGCTGCCACAGTGCAGAAGGTAACGCTACCTGTTAACACCATGCCCGAAGAGGCAGGCGTGTACCAGGTGGTTGTTGAAAGTGTCAACTACGTGGGCAGTGCAACGTTGACCTTTATAGAGCCCGTGATTACAGCTACGCCTGCTGAGATACTGGCAAACAGCTCCAATGTGGTAACCTTCACTTCTGAAAATGTGGACGACCTTAGATCTATTACGCAGGTAACTGCCACTGGTGCTGTGAAGAGCATAACTGCTAAGATTGCAGAGGATGCAATCACTGCTACCATTGTGACCACTGCTGAAAAGGGTACCGTTAAGGTAACCTTCAAGTTCAACAGTGGCTACGAGCATGAAGTGAAACTCAGCTCTGTCTACGGCAAGCTCACAGTTGAGAATGCCACCGTCGCTTTTGGCACGAAGGTACTCACCTTCAAGCCTGTGGATGCGGCAGGGGCTACATTGGCTGCTGGTACTGACGTAAAGATCAATCTGCTTGGCAACGAATACAATGGCTCCGTTGCTGCCGATGGCTCCGTGAGCATATTGATTCCTGAGCTGCCCATGGGCACCTACAGTGTGCTTGTGAAGGTAGCCGGATATCAGGATGCCACGTTCAGCTTAGTAGTTGCTGAAGCAGAGCCTGAGTTCAAGACAGTTATTGAGCTTGCTCCTGGCATGGACATCTACACTGTCAACGGTGAAACCAAGTTCTGGGACGCCACACCTTACATAAAGGACGGCAGAACCTTGGTACCAATTAGGCACTTGGCGGAAGCCATTGGCTTCAAGGCTGATTGGGACTTCTCAGATCCCGCCAACAAGATGGTATTTATCTACACGGCAGAGCAGGATCCAGAGAAGGACAAAGAACATCCATTCATACTGCTCATCATTGGTCAGCCCACCGCCATGGTAAGTGGCAACCTCGTAGCTTTGGACGTCGCTCCTGAGATTCTCAACGGCAGAACCATGGTACCGCTGAGATTCGTGGTAGAGACTCTGGGCTACAAGGTGGAGTGGCTGGGCGGCACCATTCGTCTAATGAAATAA